One genomic segment of Rivularia sp. PCC 7116 includes these proteins:
- a CDS encoding YihY/virulence factor BrkB family protein produces the protein MNLKQIWRLLKETFKEWNEDKASRLAAALSYYTIFSLAPLLIITIAIAGAVFGDDAARGEIVRQIQGLVGKDGAEVIQTALENAQKPDTRNIASIISIAVLLFGASNVFAQIQDALNTIWEVQPKPGRSLIQTLRKRFLSFAMVGGVGFLLLVSLIVNTGLAAMVNYFSGLVPGFDLLWQIGNFIISFAVITVLFAIIYKFMPDVKIDWDDVWVGSAITSLLFVIGKSLLGLYLGNGSFGSAYGAAGSLIVVLAWINYAAQIIFFGAEFTQVYASKYGSRIVPDENAMRVPEIDRAKQGMNRRNSPKRS, from the coding sequence ATGAATTTAAAGCAGATTTGGAGGTTATTAAAAGAAACTTTTAAGGAATGGAATGAAGATAAAGCTTCTCGATTGGCTGCCGCTTTGTCGTATTACACGATTTTTTCTCTTGCGCCTTTATTAATTATTACAATTGCGATCGCGGGTGCTGTGTTTGGAGATGATGCAGCTAGAGGTGAGATTGTTCGCCAAATTCAAGGCTTGGTGGGTAAAGATGGTGCGGAAGTAATTCAAACAGCATTGGAAAATGCTCAAAAACCAGATACGCGCAATATCGCTTCAATTATCAGTATTGCGGTTTTGTTATTTGGTGCGAGTAATGTGTTTGCTCAAATTCAAGATGCGCTTAATACAATTTGGGAAGTACAGCCAAAACCAGGGCGTAGTTTAATACAAACTCTTCGCAAACGGTTTTTATCTTTTGCAATGGTTGGTGGTGTCGGCTTTTTGCTACTAGTATCTTTGATTGTTAACACGGGTTTGGCTGCTATGGTTAACTATTTCAGTGGCTTAGTACCGGGATTTGATTTACTTTGGCAAATCGGTAATTTTATTATTTCTTTTGCAGTCATCACCGTTTTATTCGCGATAATTTACAAATTTATGCCGGATGTCAAAATTGATTGGGACGATGTTTGGGTTGGCTCGGCTATCACTTCATTATTATTTGTAATTGGTAAATCGCTTTTAGGATTGTATTTAGGAAACGGTAGTTTTGGCTCAGCTTACGGCGCTGCGGGTTCGTTGATTGTAGTTTTGGCTTGGATTAACTACGCCGCTCAAATTATTTTCTTCGGTGCCGAGTTTACTCAAGTTTATGCAAGTAAATATGGTTCTCGCATTGTTCCAGATGAAAATGCAATGAGGGTACCAGAAATAGATAGAGCCAAACAAGGCATGAATAGAAGAAATTCTCCTAAAAGAAGTTGA